The following proteins are co-located in the Anomalospiza imberbis isolate Cuckoo-Finch-1a 21T00152 chromosome Z, ASM3175350v1, whole genome shotgun sequence genome:
- the AGGF1 gene encoding angiogenic factor with G patch and FHA domains 1 isoform X1 encodes MASSPGAESWADPGEQVAALQAELGACRAQLERARRRLRRTQRLYRRERESSEALRRQVEELAKEIHNKKEKDTSSVEVQTEDCAAWSQADYYYYENYYSQTDTQDCASELPVQHSHGNEGTEHNSTEESDAGVNIPLRKDSTKAIEGGEEENFIQNSQVFGLSGVLPVLKSETEETSVQEGSLAESLRAAAEAAVSQTGFIYDENTGLYYDHSTGFYYNSENQLYYDPATGIYYYCDVESGRYQFHSRVDLQSYQASGTKHTKDKKGKKKRKEAEWIAADEYKDLDTEEQKSSNTLNCFSTTEQVSSTEEDESLNVRKKSKMDKKPLNSLTAKESISADGINSHLHKSTPAAAAYTDDSRTADTESEPEEGEITDSESETCSEEELTSEETGDSEYSENEDEEKIWPPCIRVIVIRSPVLQTGSLYIITAVKPATIGREKDVGHTLQIPEVGVSKFHAEVYFDHDLQNYVLVDQGSQNGTVVNGNQILQPKTKCDPYILEHGDEVKIGETVLSFHIHPGGDTCDGCEPGQVRAHLRLDKKKESSVCPALSKEERELVRRKALKQIRVKYGLQNTEYEDNKAVKNPKYKDRAGKRRETVGSEGTFQRDDISASVHIEISNSNKGHKMLEKMGWKKGEGLGKDGGGMKDPIQLELHQKHAGLGTRRPASIEDVQLVQSKNKKNWDKARERFAENFQDPKSQRDTAKSTLWVRGTVD; translated from the exons ATGGCCTCCTCACCGGGCGCTGAGAGCTGGGCGGACCCGGGCGAGCAGGTGGCGGCGTTGCAGGCGGAACTGGGCGCGTGCCGCGCGCAGCTGGagcgggcgcggcggcggctgcggcgcACCCAGCGCCTGTACCGCCGGGAGCGGGAGAGCAGCGAGGCGCTCAGGAGGCAG gtaGAAGAACTCGCTAAAGAAATCCAtaataaaaaggagaaagataCGTCTAGTGTAGAAGTACAGACAGAGGACTGTGCTGCATGGTCACAAGCAG ATTATTACTACTATGAAAATTATTACAGTCAGACTGATACTCAAGATTGTGCATCTGAGCTACCAGTGCAGCACAGTCATGGGAATGAAGGCACTGAGCATAATTCCACAGAGGAATCGGATGCAGGTGTTAATATTCCACTGAGGAAGGATAGCACCAAAGCTATTGAAggtggagaagaggaaaatttcATCCAGAATTCACAGGTTTTTGGACTGTCTGGAGTTTTACCAGTTTTGAAATCA GAGACAGAAGAAACTTCAGTTCAAGAAGGTTCTCTGGCAGAGAGCttgagagctgctgcagaggctgctgtTTCACAAACTGGATTTATATATGATGAAAATACAGGATTGTATTATGACCATAGCACTGGATTCTACTACAATTCA GAAAACCAACTGTATTATGACCCAGCAACTGGAATTTATTACTACTGTGACGTGGAAAGCGGCCGATACCAGTTTCATTCACGAGTGGATCTGCAGTCCTACCAGGCCTCTGGTACTAAGCATACCAAggataaaaaggggaaaaagaagagaaaagaagcagaGTGGATTGCTGCAGATGAGTATAAG GATTTGGACACAGAAGAGCAGAAATCATCTAACACTCTGAATTGCTTTTCCACCACCGAGCAAGTAAGTTCTACTGAAGAAGATGAGTCTCTAAATGTAAGAAAGAAGAGTAAAATGGACAAAAAACCACTAAACAGTCTAACAGCCAAAGAATCCATTTCTGCAGATGGTATAAATTCACATTTGCACAAAAGTACACCAGCCGCTGCAGCATATACAGATGACAGTAGAACAGCAGACACAGAGAGTGAACCAGAAGAAGGTGAAATTACAGATTCTGAGAGTGAAACCTGCAGTGAGGAGGAATTAACAAGTGAAGAAACTGGTGATTCAGAATACTCAGAAAATGAAG ATGAAGAAAAGATCTGGCCTCCTTGTATCAGAGTAATTGTAATAAGATCACCAGTTCTGCAGACTGGGTCACTTTATATTATCACTGCTGTGAAACCTGCTACAATTGGAAG AGAAAAAGATGTTGGACACACGCTTCAGATTCCTGAAGTTGGAGTCAGTAAG TTTCATGCAGAAGTGTATTTTGACCACGATTTGCAAAATTATGTTCTTGTGGATCAAGGCAGTCAGAATGGAACAGTTGTTAATGGAAATCAGATTCTCCAG CCTAAAACAAAATGTGATCCCTACATCCTGGAGCATGGAGATGAGGTGAAGATTGGCGAAACTGTGCTTTCTTTTCATATTCACCCCGGCGGTGATACTTGTGATGGATGTGAACCAGGACAAGTTAGAGCACATCTTCGCCTGGACAAGAAAAAAGAGTCTTCTG TTTGTCCAGCACTTAGCAAAGAAGAGAGAGAGCTAGTCAGAAGAAAAGCATTAAAACAAATACGGGTAAAATATGGTTTACAG AACACAGAATATGAAGACAACAAGGCAGTGAAAAATCCAAAGTACAAAGACAGAGCAGGAAAACGCAGAGAGACTGTTGGAAGTGAAGGAACCTTCCAGAGAGATGACATTTCAGCTTCTGTTCATAT TGAAATCAGCAATAGCAACAAAGGACATAAAATGCTGGAGAAGATGGGATGGAAGAAGGGGGAAGGTCTGGGAAAGGATGGTGGTGGCATGAAGGATCCG ATCCAACTGGAATTACATCAGAAGCATGCAGGTTTAGGTACTAGGAGACCAGCCTCAATTGAAGATGTTCAACTTGTCCAGAGCAAGAATAAAAAGAACTGGGATAAAGCAAGAGAGAGGTTTGCTGAAAACTTCCAAGACCCTAAATCACAAAGGGATACAGCTAAGAGTACACTTTGGGTTAGAGGGACTGTAGACTGA
- the AGGF1 gene encoding angiogenic factor with G patch and FHA domains 1 isoform X2, producing MASSPGAESWADPGEQVAALQAELGACRAQLERARRRLRRTQRLYRRERESSEALRRQVEELAKEIHNKKEKDTSSVEVQTEDCAAWSQADYYYYENYYSQTDTQDCASELPVQHSHGNEGTEHNSTEESDAGVNIPLRKDSTKAIEGGEEENFIQNSQETEETSVQEGSLAESLRAAAEAAVSQTGFIYDENTGLYYDHSTGFYYNSENQLYYDPATGIYYYCDVESGRYQFHSRVDLQSYQASGTKHTKDKKGKKKRKEAEWIAADEYKDLDTEEQKSSNTLNCFSTTEQVSSTEEDESLNVRKKSKMDKKPLNSLTAKESISADGINSHLHKSTPAAAAYTDDSRTADTESEPEEGEITDSESETCSEEELTSEETGDSEYSENEDEEKIWPPCIRVIVIRSPVLQTGSLYIITAVKPATIGREKDVGHTLQIPEVGVSKFHAEVYFDHDLQNYVLVDQGSQNGTVVNGNQILQPKTKCDPYILEHGDEVKIGETVLSFHIHPGGDTCDGCEPGQVRAHLRLDKKKESSVCPALSKEERELVRRKALKQIRVKYGLQNTEYEDNKAVKNPKYKDRAGKRRETVGSEGTFQRDDISASVHIEISNSNKGHKMLEKMGWKKGEGLGKDGGGMKDPIQLELHQKHAGLGTRRPASIEDVQLVQSKNKKNWDKARERFAENFQDPKSQRDTAKSTLWVRGTVD from the exons ATGGCCTCCTCACCGGGCGCTGAGAGCTGGGCGGACCCGGGCGAGCAGGTGGCGGCGTTGCAGGCGGAACTGGGCGCGTGCCGCGCGCAGCTGGagcgggcgcggcggcggctgcggcgcACCCAGCGCCTGTACCGCCGGGAGCGGGAGAGCAGCGAGGCGCTCAGGAGGCAG gtaGAAGAACTCGCTAAAGAAATCCAtaataaaaaggagaaagataCGTCTAGTGTAGAAGTACAGACAGAGGACTGTGCTGCATGGTCACAAGCAG ATTATTACTACTATGAAAATTATTACAGTCAGACTGATACTCAAGATTGTGCATCTGAGCTACCAGTGCAGCACAGTCATGGGAATGAAGGCACTGAGCATAATTCCACAGAGGAATCGGATGCAGGTGTTAATATTCCACTGAGGAAGGATAGCACCAAAGCTATTGAAggtggagaagaggaaaatttcATCCAGAATTCACAG GAGACAGAAGAAACTTCAGTTCAAGAAGGTTCTCTGGCAGAGAGCttgagagctgctgcagaggctgctgtTTCACAAACTGGATTTATATATGATGAAAATACAGGATTGTATTATGACCATAGCACTGGATTCTACTACAATTCA GAAAACCAACTGTATTATGACCCAGCAACTGGAATTTATTACTACTGTGACGTGGAAAGCGGCCGATACCAGTTTCATTCACGAGTGGATCTGCAGTCCTACCAGGCCTCTGGTACTAAGCATACCAAggataaaaaggggaaaaagaagagaaaagaagcagaGTGGATTGCTGCAGATGAGTATAAG GATTTGGACACAGAAGAGCAGAAATCATCTAACACTCTGAATTGCTTTTCCACCACCGAGCAAGTAAGTTCTACTGAAGAAGATGAGTCTCTAAATGTAAGAAAGAAGAGTAAAATGGACAAAAAACCACTAAACAGTCTAACAGCCAAAGAATCCATTTCTGCAGATGGTATAAATTCACATTTGCACAAAAGTACACCAGCCGCTGCAGCATATACAGATGACAGTAGAACAGCAGACACAGAGAGTGAACCAGAAGAAGGTGAAATTACAGATTCTGAGAGTGAAACCTGCAGTGAGGAGGAATTAACAAGTGAAGAAACTGGTGATTCAGAATACTCAGAAAATGAAG ATGAAGAAAAGATCTGGCCTCCTTGTATCAGAGTAATTGTAATAAGATCACCAGTTCTGCAGACTGGGTCACTTTATATTATCACTGCTGTGAAACCTGCTACAATTGGAAG AGAAAAAGATGTTGGACACACGCTTCAGATTCCTGAAGTTGGAGTCAGTAAG TTTCATGCAGAAGTGTATTTTGACCACGATTTGCAAAATTATGTTCTTGTGGATCAAGGCAGTCAGAATGGAACAGTTGTTAATGGAAATCAGATTCTCCAG CCTAAAACAAAATGTGATCCCTACATCCTGGAGCATGGAGATGAGGTGAAGATTGGCGAAACTGTGCTTTCTTTTCATATTCACCCCGGCGGTGATACTTGTGATGGATGTGAACCAGGACAAGTTAGAGCACATCTTCGCCTGGACAAGAAAAAAGAGTCTTCTG TTTGTCCAGCACTTAGCAAAGAAGAGAGAGAGCTAGTCAGAAGAAAAGCATTAAAACAAATACGGGTAAAATATGGTTTACAG AACACAGAATATGAAGACAACAAGGCAGTGAAAAATCCAAAGTACAAAGACAGAGCAGGAAAACGCAGAGAGACTGTTGGAAGTGAAGGAACCTTCCAGAGAGATGACATTTCAGCTTCTGTTCATAT TGAAATCAGCAATAGCAACAAAGGACATAAAATGCTGGAGAAGATGGGATGGAAGAAGGGGGAAGGTCTGGGAAAGGATGGTGGTGGCATGAAGGATCCG ATCCAACTGGAATTACATCAGAAGCATGCAGGTTTAGGTACTAGGAGACCAGCCTCAATTGAAGATGTTCAACTTGTCCAGAGCAAGAATAAAAAGAACTGGGATAAAGCAAGAGAGAGGTTTGCTGAAAACTTCCAAGACCCTAAATCACAAAGGGATACAGCTAAGAGTACACTTTGGGTTAGAGGGACTGTAGACTGA
- the AGGF1 gene encoding angiogenic factor with G patch and FHA domains 1 isoform X3, which produces MASSPGAESWADPGEQVAALQAELGACRAQLERARRRLRRTQRLYRRERESSEALRRQVEELAKEIHNKKEKDTSSVEVQTEDCAAWSQADYYYYENYYSQTDTQDCASELPVQHSHGNEGTEHNSTEESDAGVNIPLRKDSTKAIEGGEEENFIQNSQVFGLSGVLPVLKSETEETSVQEGSLAESLRAAAEAAVSQTGFIYDENTGLYYDHSTGFYYNSENQLYYDPATGIYYYCDVESGRYQFHSRVDLQSYQASGTKHTKDKKGKKKRKEAEWIAADEYKVRQLTETMANLKISSVGLTASGKDEEKIWPPCIRVIVIRSPVLQTGSLYIITAVKPATIGREKDVGHTLQIPEVGVSKFHAEVYFDHDLQNYVLVDQGSQNGTVVNGNQILQPKTKCDPYILEHGDEVKIGETVLSFHIHPGGDTCDGCEPGQVRAHLRLDKKKESSVCPALSKEERELVRRKALKQIRVKYGLQNTEYEDNKAVKNPKYKDRAGKRRETVGSEGTFQRDDISASVHIEISNSNKGHKMLEKMGWKKGEGLGKDGGGMKDPIQLELHQKHAGLGTRRPASIEDVQLVQSKNKKNWDKARERFAENFQDPKSQRDTAKSTLWVRGTVD; this is translated from the exons ATGGCCTCCTCACCGGGCGCTGAGAGCTGGGCGGACCCGGGCGAGCAGGTGGCGGCGTTGCAGGCGGAACTGGGCGCGTGCCGCGCGCAGCTGGagcgggcgcggcggcggctgcggcgcACCCAGCGCCTGTACCGCCGGGAGCGGGAGAGCAGCGAGGCGCTCAGGAGGCAG gtaGAAGAACTCGCTAAAGAAATCCAtaataaaaaggagaaagataCGTCTAGTGTAGAAGTACAGACAGAGGACTGTGCTGCATGGTCACAAGCAG ATTATTACTACTATGAAAATTATTACAGTCAGACTGATACTCAAGATTGTGCATCTGAGCTACCAGTGCAGCACAGTCATGGGAATGAAGGCACTGAGCATAATTCCACAGAGGAATCGGATGCAGGTGTTAATATTCCACTGAGGAAGGATAGCACCAAAGCTATTGAAggtggagaagaggaaaatttcATCCAGAATTCACAGGTTTTTGGACTGTCTGGAGTTTTACCAGTTTTGAAATCA GAGACAGAAGAAACTTCAGTTCAAGAAGGTTCTCTGGCAGAGAGCttgagagctgctgcagaggctgctgtTTCACAAACTGGATTTATATATGATGAAAATACAGGATTGTATTATGACCATAGCACTGGATTCTACTACAATTCA GAAAACCAACTGTATTATGACCCAGCAACTGGAATTTATTACTACTGTGACGTGGAAAGCGGCCGATACCAGTTTCATTCACGAGTGGATCTGCAGTCCTACCAGGCCTCTGGTACTAAGCATACCAAggataaaaaggggaaaaagaagagaaaagaagcagaGTGGATTGCTGCAGATGAGTATAAG GTACGTCAGTTGACAGAAACCATGGCTAATCTGAAGATTTCTTCTGTTGGATTGACAGCTTCTGGTAAAGA TGAAGAAAAGATCTGGCCTCCTTGTATCAGAGTAATTGTAATAAGATCACCAGTTCTGCAGACTGGGTCACTTTATATTATCACTGCTGTGAAACCTGCTACAATTGGAAG AGAAAAAGATGTTGGACACACGCTTCAGATTCCTGAAGTTGGAGTCAGTAAG TTTCATGCAGAAGTGTATTTTGACCACGATTTGCAAAATTATGTTCTTGTGGATCAAGGCAGTCAGAATGGAACAGTTGTTAATGGAAATCAGATTCTCCAG CCTAAAACAAAATGTGATCCCTACATCCTGGAGCATGGAGATGAGGTGAAGATTGGCGAAACTGTGCTTTCTTTTCATATTCACCCCGGCGGTGATACTTGTGATGGATGTGAACCAGGACAAGTTAGAGCACATCTTCGCCTGGACAAGAAAAAAGAGTCTTCTG TTTGTCCAGCACTTAGCAAAGAAGAGAGAGAGCTAGTCAGAAGAAAAGCATTAAAACAAATACGGGTAAAATATGGTTTACAG AACACAGAATATGAAGACAACAAGGCAGTGAAAAATCCAAAGTACAAAGACAGAGCAGGAAAACGCAGAGAGACTGTTGGAAGTGAAGGAACCTTCCAGAGAGATGACATTTCAGCTTCTGTTCATAT TGAAATCAGCAATAGCAACAAAGGACATAAAATGCTGGAGAAGATGGGATGGAAGAAGGGGGAAGGTCTGGGAAAGGATGGTGGTGGCATGAAGGATCCG ATCCAACTGGAATTACATCAGAAGCATGCAGGTTTAGGTACTAGGAGACCAGCCTCAATTGAAGATGTTCAACTTGTCCAGAGCAAGAATAAAAAGAACTGGGATAAAGCAAGAGAGAGGTTTGCTGAAAACTTCCAAGACCCTAAATCACAAAGGGATACAGCTAAGAGTACACTTTGGGTTAGAGGGACTGTAGACTGA